CACACCTATGAGGACATCATGAAGAAAGTCATGGGCACCCGGGATATAACATTTTGTGGCCAGCGGATTCAGATTTTCCGGGACCTGCCACCTGAGGTGGCAAAGCGCCGAGCTACGTTCACCGCTGTGAGGAGGATGCTACGCGACAAACCGGGGGTCAAATACGACTTCTTTACCCAGCCAAACTACGAGTGTCTCACGACGGTATCGAGAAGTTTTTTACTGATCCGGAAAAAGCACGACAGTATGCAGAACGCCTCATCGGAGACGTGGATAACGGAGGATCACGGGATCCTGTCCCACGTGAGATAAGGGCAGATAATGCCACAATACACCACCCAGAACGCGAATAACCTCTACGCAGGTGACATCTAGCACTTTATTACTGacgggttttttttctctgtgtaccTAAGAGTCAATAATCCGGGCAGCTTGCGGTTAAAGGCATATGTTAGTAACGTTATACTTGTTAATAATGTTACATGTTGCGGTCTCACACTTGGTTTTAAGGGCTGGTAGTTAGACACCctttaacttgtttttgaacaactgtattgttttgtttaatagTGACGATAATGTACCTTCTGATCCTTTTTTTTGTGATATCTGGTCTATGCTTAGTGTCTTTATGGAGCTACACAGGGCACTTGTTATGTCGGAGGTTGCGACAGAGGATGGTTAGAAGTACGCATGGTCTTGTTGGGAGGATGGCAGGTTCCCCTCCTTGCTATGAcctaggtgtgtgtgtgtgttttttttgtttctgtttgtttgttttctttttttattatttctgctgtgtttaCTTTGTATTTTCATGGGTGGGGTTGTTGGGCGGGAAGGTGCTATCGGTAGAAAATGTTCTAGTCAATACGGGACAATACACATAAATCAGTAACAGTATGGCCTCAATAGATGGTGATGGAAATAATGGGGTGAACAGGAGAGGGCTTGTAACTTTTTGCTCTTGGAATGTGAATGGCATCAGTGAACCGATAAAACGTGGTAAAGTGTTGGCATACCTAAAATCATTGAGATCAGATGTTATTTTCTTGCAGAAGACACATCTTAAAAATGATGCACATTGCAGGATTAGAGCTAAGTGGATAGGGCAGGTCTATCACTCAAGGTTTTCCGCAAAGGCAAGGGGTACAGCAATAATTATTCGTAAAAATGTGCCATTCATACATAAATCTACCCTGGCAGATAAGGAGGGGAGATATATCATGGTGGTAGGAGAAATTCAGTCTATACCAATCACATTGCTGAATGTCTATGGCCCGAACAAGGATGACCCAGAGTTCTTTAGAAAAACGTTTAGCTTGATCCCGGATATTTCAACTATAAATTTGATACTTGGGGGAgactttaatttagttttagatACCTATCTGGACAGGTCGTCAGCTCAGAGAACTGCGCCATCGAATGCTTCTAGGTTTCTGAAATCGTTTATTGATAATTTGGGTCTTGTGGATGTTTGGAGAACCTTGAATGCAACCGGAAGGGAATATTCCTTTCACTCTGGGGTTCATAATACGTACTCCCATATAGACTACTTTCTATTAGATAGTAAACTGTTACATGGAGTCCAAAGTAGTAAATATCATAATATCCTTATATCAGATCATAGCCCAGTGTCTATTTCACTAAATTTACTGGAATCAGGTGGTAATTATAAACACTGGCGATTAGACCCCCAACTTCTTACGAGGAAAACATTCTGCAATTATCTGGAAGAACAGATCAAGTTGTTTTTTGAGATGAATGACAAAGACGATGTATCACCTCTTTTATTGTGGGAGACGTTTAAAGCATACGTGAGAGGCTGTGTAATCTCTTTTCAGTCGTCTGAGAAAAAACGTAATACATGGAACGCATACAGTTGGAGGttcaaatacaaaaattggactCTGAGAATGCCAGACAACCGTCTGTACAGCTACATAGTAATATCAGCTCTTAAGTATAAACTCAATAACTTGCTCTCAGATAAAATTTCCAGGGCCTTCATGTATGTTAAGCAGACCTATTTTGAATTTGGTGATAAGCCACATAAATTACTGGCAAGGAATCTAAGGAAGAGAGAAAGTGATAGGGCCATTCATGCAATCAGGTCAGACTCAGGGTCGTTGACTAATTCTTATAAGGATATTAATACTGCTTTTAGACAGTTTTATGAACAGTTGTATACATCTCAGTGTAATGCACCTCCTGAAATTATGCAGGATTTTCTAAGCAAATGTAACTTGCCTACATTGGCACAAAAGTACAGGACACTTCTAGATGCAGACTTAACATGTCCAGAATTGATTAGTACCATACGCTCCCTGAAAAACGGGAAGAGCCCAGGACCTGATGGTCAATGTAACGAGTTTTATAAAAAGTTTAGCAGTTTACTAACCCCATATTTgctaaaaatgtttaatatggCCTTGGAAGATGGTGCAGTCCCACAGACCCTGAATGAAGCAACTGTGACTCTCATTCCAAAGAAAGGAAAGGACCCAGAATTGGTGAGTTCTTACCAACCAATCTCTTTATTGAACACAGATCAGAAAATACTGGCCAAATCTTTAGCCAGGAGACTTAGTTCTCACATAGGTAAACTGGTTCACCCAGATCAAACAGGGTTTATCCCAGCAAGGCATGCATCTCATAACCTGAGACGTCTTTTTGACATTATTTATTCCTCTAGGGATCCAGATAAAGACCTAGTGATATTGAGccttgatgcagaaaaagccTTTGACTGTGTCGAATGGTCATATCTATATGCAGTATTAAGTAAGTTCGGAGTTGGACCTAAATTTGTTTCCTGGATTCAATTGTTATATAGTAATCCGTGTGCCAGAATACTCACAAACAATACCCTTTCCGAACAATTTAAGCTATTTCGTGGCACAAGATAAGGTTTTGCGCTGAGCCCTTTATTGTTTGCCCTCGCATTAGAGCCGTTGGCGGAAACAATTCGGAAACATAAAGAAATACAATGCTACAATACAGGATACACCTCCAATAAGATCTCACTGTACGCCGATGATATTCTGCTGTTTGTAACCAGACCATTAGACTCAATCCCTAAGGTGCTAGTAACAATAGATTTATTTAGCTCTTTTTCAGGTTACAAAGTAAATTGGGGGAAGAGCGAACTGATGCCAATTAAATGCAGTAATCTTGATTTACTAAATCGTCTTCCCTTTAGAATAACGTCAGAAAAATTTTCATATCTTGGAATTGAAGTTACTAAGTCATACAAGTCATTATATGAAGCCAATTTTGTGAGAATTctggatacatttaaaaacGAGGTTGAATTTTGGAAATCACTCCCACTTTACATGATAGGTAGGGTGAATGCGATCAAAATGATTTGTCTCCCTATATCTGTTTCAAAATATCCCTGTGTATCTAAAAGCTACATTTTTTCAAAAATTGGATTCAGTCCTTCTCCCTTTTATCTGGAATTATAAGAGCCACAGGATAAAAAAGGCCCACCTTTGTAAAGAGAAAATACATGGTGGCCTAGCTTTACCAGACTTTAAAAATTACTACTTCGCAGCTAATATGCAATACATAGCTTATTGGCTAGATGATACAGTTATAATGGGAAGTTGGTTGGACATGGAGCGAGAAGACTGTATGCCTTATTCTCTTGGTGCAATTGCATTGTCTCCCGTTCGTTTTAAAAAGACGTACTACAACTGTAATCCAGTTATTCACAATACAATTCAAATCTGGAGACAGATCGTGAAAGAGTATAGACTCAGAGCCTTCTCGCTTTTGACACCTATTACAGCTAATCCTGCATTTAAACCCTCAGTTTTAGATGGGACATTTGATCGCTGGAAGGAAATGGGGTTGCGAAATGTGGGACACCTGTATTTTCAGGGCTCTTTTGCTTCATTTCAACAGCTTAAGGAGAAGTACAACTTATTAGCCTGTGATTTTTTTAGATACCTTCAAATAAGGAGCTATGTAAGGTCCCAACTACAACAATTTGAGTCTGCAACTCCAGGTAAGCTTGATCAATGCCTGGTGGATTGTATAACAGAAAAGCATGCTGTTGCTTTTATACATGAGATATTACAGTCACTCTGGCAGAAGGATACAGgtaaaataaaatcagcttGGGAAAAGGAATTAGGGTCAGAAATTCATAATGATATCTGGACTAAAGGGCTACGTTATGTTAATTCCTGCTCTATTAACGCCCGACATAGGTTAATTCAGTTTAAAATTTTGCACAGATTGCACTACTCGAAGACAAGATTACGTCGGATATTTCCTGAAACGTCACCCATCTGTGATAAATGTCAATGTGCAGAAGCTGATCTGCTTCACAGTTTTGTAATGTGTATCAAATTACAAAGTTTTTGGGcgtcagttttttcttttttttccaaacttttTGATGTGCAGTTAGACCCTGACCCCATTTTGATTCTTATTGGACTATCGGGACAATCTAAAAAACTTAAGAGCGCACAGATTTCCCTCCTGTCCTATGGCCTGATGTGTGCAAAGAGACTGATTCTCCTCCTATGGAAGGGAAAAGAAGTGCCCTCCTTGAAAGTCTGGATTTCAGTACTGACAGATACTCTTCATCTGGAAAGGATCCGCTACATTTTAAACGACAAACTGGAGGACTTCGATCAGATTTGGAGGCCGCTCATTGAGCACCTGGAAACTATGAACAAATGAGAGCTATTATGTGGACTTCACCATTGCTTAAAATAAGCTGATAGCACTCTGGGATAAGGGAAGGGTGTAGGGagggggtttgtttgtttgtttgttttgttgttgtttttcgaACGCCCTTTTTGGTACTTTCCATTGTCTtggttgtgtgttttgttttgttttttcctgtttttgttgttttggtttgtttttgggggggttttttgttcgctttgtttttccccttttcttgaTGACAAAACTGTAAAAGGGAAGCAATGTCAGTCAATTTGTGATTGTTATttgtgcttcacaataaaaatatttgaagaGAGATTATTTAGCTTGTTTGTTCTTCTAAATTGGCAGATTAATTATCAAACCAAAAGGCTCTTAAAGTTTTCATTTGTGTGTCGAAAAGTGTTGCATTTCCTTTTCTACTTCAAAGACTTTTTCATTAATACATACCACATTTTGTTCAAGCACTGATTAATAGCTGACCTTTACACCACAGTCATGAAAACACTGGTAGCACCGGTGGGACCTCACTGtatataaaattaataaaataattaactttGCTTCAAAGACATTTTTCAACTTGTATCTATCAGATATCATGTGATATGATCCTACATTTAAACTATTCTGCAACTTACTGTGTTCAAATCTTACTTTTTGAGGGAtcttaattctaaaaataaagtcAGATTTAACAGTTTGATAGGTCAGTGTAGATGAACTTCATTTGGAACAGGTAACCCTTTCACTCCAGCCAGGGCGTTTTCGACCATCTTCTTCACCATCCCACGTGCTGTGGTAATGGTTGAGATGCCAATGTGGGGAGTGATGAGTATATTAGGAAGTTCAAGCAATGGATGATCCCTACACAAGAAAAATCACAGATAACACTGCATGAGTCTGCTTGAACATGTGATTCTGTTGTGTTACTTTGTATGCACAGACATAGCACCTTGGTAAAGGTTCAGGATGAGTCACATCTAAGGCCGCTGCACGAATTGTTCCTGATTGAAGAGCTTCAAGTAAGGCGTCCTGGTTCACAACCAGACCTGAGGTTTATAAAGAATTGTTACTACATTGAACCAGTGATCACTAAACACTATAGTACAGGAAACACATTATTCCCACCTCTGCTGAtgttgatcagtgttgctgtagGCTTCATGAGGGACAACTCCCTGTGGCCAATGAGGCCTGATGTCTCTGAGGTCAGATTTACAGCTATCATGACAAAGTCTGAGCACCTGAGCAGGTCATCCAAGTTCTCACAATAACTTGCTCCAACTGCTTGCTCGTCTTCGGTGCTCCTGAACAGCATGAAGAGTATTTGAGGGAGACAGTATAGAAACTGAGGGTGACtaatttaagctgttttaagcAAGCCCACCTCCATGCCAACTACTCCTGTCATATAGTGTCTGACTAAATCATATTTATTGTCATTGGTATTGTGTCTGTTTTGTTCTGAAGTCTTGATGCTGCTTCGACCTGCCTCTGGTGTTCTATATAGGCAGAAACAAGAGAAAAATGTGGAAGGGTAGAAAAGCCCAACCACTACAGTAGTACTGACTAATCATCCTTGAGGGCTTTTGGCACACTAATGAAATCATCACTAAAAAACATAcatatacagtggaaccccgacttacaaataccccatttaacgaaaaattcaagttacgaaggcactgaatggcaatatttctgcctgtGTTACAGCAAAATGCCCGCGTAACGAAACCCGCTGGCTCTGACTGACTGAGCCCAGAATGCCTacaatgccttccgaatcatgtgacaaccccctTAGCTTTCGTTCTTGCGCTTCACTGTTCCACTTGAACAacgtattgttgttgcagttagcaattagcctatagcctatcgtGCACTCAAAAGGTGCGgtgggtgcttcgacttacgaaaattttcgacttacgaaagaccctcgggaacgaattaatttcgtaagtcggggttccactgtatacTTGTGTTCTTTTATTTACCTTCTGGTCCTCTTGTGATACATAACCTTCATTTCAAATCCTTTGCTTCTTTGAGCAATCTTGTAACCAATCTCTCCCATTCCAATGATTCCAAGGGTCGCCCGTGTGACTTCAACTCCCATCAGATTTTGAGGTATATGGACAGTTTTTGGGTCTGTAGCTATCTGGTGACCtatgatgaaaaaaaatattttgtctgGATTGACAGATGATACATTTTAGATCATGTTAACATGGTAAATGATGCAATTTACTCCTACGTCTAAAAGAAGGAAGTATTATTCTGCTTATCTGTTGAAGAGTTAAGAGTGATTACGCATTTGGTCTTGGTTATAGAATTGCTTGAACATTGGGCCACTTTGGTTAACCTGTAATCTCACCCTCAAGAATGTTGCGAGCTGAAGCCAGAAGTAGCCCCATGGCTAAATCTGCAGTGGCGTCACTGACCACACCAGGTGTGTTGGCCACTTTGGCACCAAGACGGTTGATGAATGGCACATCCAGATGATCGATTCCCACTCCTCCACTGGCTACAACTTTAAGGCAGGGAAGCAACCTGAGCAACCAAGGCTTGGCTGCAGGGCAGTACTTCCAACTCAGCAGAACCTGGATTTTGGAACCGTGGAGCACAGGGTTCTGCAGAAAGTCTTTGTAGCAGACGATCTGGAAGTGTTGTTTCACTATGTCAGCTAGCTCTTCAAGGTAGCCATGTGGACCCCCAACCTCTGAAATTAGTGCCCATGGCTTTTCCTCCTCCATCACTtcctttgaaaataaaaaaaaaaatgccctaTCATTTTTTCTACCAAAGAGTAAAGACTGTGATTTGGTAGCTTAATCTAGTATGACACAGTCTACTCTAATCAGCTGAACATAGTAATCTAGTAGCTGACCAGTTCAAAAGAATTGATATTTTCAGGGTTAAATGACTATTTTCACAGATTTGTTAAAAAGAACAGTTTAGTCTGTTATTAAGAACAAACTCCATAAAGAAGTCATCACTTAAATGAGAAAGACTCACCCTTGAAATTGCCTTTCAACCTCTGTGCTTTTTTAGACTGGTGTAGTGACAGGTGAGCCTTTGCAGGATTTCTTACACTACTGTTGTCATTTTGCCTCTGACAAGTTacagattaagtaaagttaatatgaaaacaaagagtGGGCTGTGTTCAATCTGCAGCATAGTGAGGCTGCAATAAATAGAGTTTACGATTCACCGATTTAATATGTATAGCATGAATTAGCACTTCAAAGTTATGCTCTGCAACCTCTCCGGTTATCTAAAAGACAAACTGTAAAAGTTTTGTGAACTTTGGTAACAAATGATTACTGTAAGACTAGACAAGGCCAGACTGAATGAAGTAAGATTTGTTTAAAGTTGCATCAGACAGTTGCTTTATGAGTGCCAACAGATTATATTTTAACCTAAAAAGAACAGATGGATGATGTTAGTGTACTTTACTCTCTCACTTCTGTTAGTGTTTGGGGTGAATGTAGTATGCACAAgaatttatttagttttcagAACAAAAACGTAATCTCTTCTACAGCACAAGTCTGCCCTTTTGATCCCTAATACACCAACAAATATAAGACAGAATTGCTAAATAGAAATCAACGTGTTGCACTGACCCAGTCGAaatccagacctcaacctggcTGAAATGCTACAGCAAGACATTAAGAGAGCTGTTAACAAATGAATGCCAACTAACCTtcatgtgagtgggcattaaggcgtctggggagggcagggcagttttgagttccctcctcagacgccttaatgcccactcacatcctgggccatctgacctcaggaattcacatgacagggtggggccaggtttcacaatgagctcacccgaaaccctggctgattaggtcccacacccgctttcacaccttggctcatgtgattagaggatcaccagggggtcctttgtccctctttggggggatactcccactgggtttaaatctgggactctcggccatttgaccttagaactgaagaagcttctcggatgagaggtgaaacgtcttcaagcaacttaaagaagtccagacgcttttctttgcaaactcctttgactatatgagtgcttgtgtataaatacacaaaccatacacatatgctttcaattgtgtaatttaagtgatctaggtagctctgttttggaagttcagttaactctAGGaatgtgctttggagtttgtacgtgctttgtgtCTAAGGGTCACCATatacagtagcggtttttgatacgggcgacacgggcggttgcccggggcggcatcatggtggggggcggcatcacgggcatcggcaaaaaaaaaaaaatgctcatactcatgctgccccgaaatcagccagcgcatattgggaatggcataggcaccgatcggttttctatcgcccatttgctgggagtaagggcgccctccgtttgcgaggtgcgcccgctgcttgcggcacagggaggagagggcggggcggcgggggattctctggctggctggagcagcatctaataatcaactcgcaaaataaaacaaaataaaaacaaaacaacaaacatgaaaacagcagacattatgatacagacttataatttgcaccgatgttttttcgaaattctgtaCGTggaaagtgagcgcgagagccctcggtgcgcctgctcgctgctgaagtcaaagtaaactttattgtcatctccgctacatacagtccagtatatagagagacaagacgacgaggctccagttacagcagtgcaagtaaacaaacaataaatataagaagagtaagaaagtaaatatacactttaggaccaggggtaaagggatcaataacaatttaaaatttataatttacagtttgatgatttaaagtctcacacacaacccgtcgaaaggggaggggggggggggggggggctgcttccaaatagagcacatttcattcataatgatgtaaatccaagcccatcatgtattcatgatttgaatcctgggttgtgtgaaatcccagaaatacaccttagacaaagtgaatctgtgaactaaggtgtaggtctattaggttatgttgtggcgatcctcgagttgggcgatttgtgttcatactggagtgcaaaattaaaaccaatggaagatggacaagaaaactTCAAAGCCATCatgtgctcagtttagaaaaaatagaaaagaagaggaagagaaacgagcaaaagatacaggtaagcagatgtgtcattggatgatggcaggtcatcctgaaacaatcagaatcagaatactttattaatccctaaggaaattatgtgggttacagttgctccaagaagaaatggtaaaaatagtaacagtaacagactaaaccccaaac
This is a stretch of genomic DNA from Pelmatolapia mariae isolate MD_Pm_ZW linkage group LG16_19, Pm_UMD_F_2, whole genome shotgun sequence. It encodes these proteins:
- the LOC134646319 gene encoding probable 2-ketogluconate reductase — its product is MEEEKPWALISEVGGPHGYLEELADIVKQHFQIVCYKDFLQNPVLHGSKIQVLLSWKYCPAAKPWLLRLLPCLKVVASGGVGIDHLDVPFINRLGAKVANTPGVVSDATADLAMGLLLASARNILEGHQIATDPKTVHIPQNLMGVEVTRATLGIIGMGEIGYKIAQRSKGFEMKVMYHKRTRRSTEDEQAVGASYCENLDDLLRCSDFVMIAVNLTSETSGLIGHRELSLMKPTATLINISRGLVVNQDALLEALQSGTIRAAALDVTHPEPLPRDHPLLELPNILITPHIGISTITTARGMVKKMVENALAGVKGLPVPNEVSRPDQALLLTASLHTPWHSARPLCLLSPLPLLGSDASNVPRGRGIFPKAMSLAHGASQLCSPTPVLHRMSR